From the Streptomyces nigrescens genome, one window contains:
- a CDS encoding SpoIIE family protein phosphatase, whose translation MTGPSLEPSDKDYDPLADQEWRLVAEDAPGVSHHEAIGLRERLSLNRMGTFDWDLDGGSMDLDPGAMEVFDLRPEEYDGAPMSLVTRVPPEEGLRLDEALSQALQDGLSSYGAYFRVQCRDGTQRWTHSQGRILHDADGKPYRIIGIVREATSELADSALLRSLQQERQRQTVMVQQTTAALARALSVKDVTRVLTGTGGARRFGADGLVLGLVENDQFEVIATAGLEGEVPDDMMTSRLDDTLPLADAARSRRPIFLGSRGELIARYPRLRPYTDVLPAGSAAFLPLVAQDTVIGALGLFNAEPAVQSPEARNLALALAGVVAQSVQRATLFDQEREFATGLQATMLPRRLPPLTGGAVTVRYHPASVGRDIGGDWYDVIALPQGRTGLVVGDVQGHDTHAAAVMGQLRIALRAYASEGHSPETVLVRASRFLAELDTERFATCTYIQADLESGALHLARAGHLGPLISNSSRHIDWPEVRGGLPLGLATHFGHDHFPETQLFLEPGSTLLLCTDGLVEQPGRDISAGIDALSAAVRAGPTDLEALADRLSDHLWADPGSEDDMALLLLHRLPGPGGATTPRLRLHVHQADPSGTAEVRSAVRRTLDQWRAGAVMHNIEVAASELIANALTHTESGALVSMELLPGTPRRIRLEVEDRSSRWPRRRSPGETATSGRGLMLVEALADEWGAEPRGAGKALWCEFAVPDTTDLAH comes from the coding sequence ATGACCGGCCCGTCCCTGGAACCGTCCGACAAGGACTACGACCCGCTGGCCGACCAGGAGTGGCGCCTCGTCGCGGAGGACGCCCCCGGGGTGTCGCACCATGAGGCCATCGGGCTGCGTGAGCGGCTCTCGCTCAACCGGATGGGCACCTTCGACTGGGACCTGGACGGCGGTTCCATGGACCTGGACCCCGGTGCCATGGAGGTCTTCGACCTCCGCCCGGAGGAGTACGACGGCGCACCGATGTCCCTGGTCACGCGGGTGCCGCCGGAGGAGGGCCTGCGGCTCGACGAGGCGCTCTCCCAGGCCCTGCAGGACGGCCTCTCGTCCTACGGCGCGTACTTCCGGGTCCAGTGCCGCGACGGGACCCAGCGCTGGACGCACTCCCAGGGCCGGATTCTGCACGACGCGGACGGAAAGCCGTACCGGATCATCGGCATCGTCCGGGAGGCGACCAGCGAGCTGGCGGACTCCGCGCTGCTGCGCTCGCTCCAGCAGGAGCGGCAGCGGCAGACCGTGATGGTGCAGCAGACCACCGCCGCACTGGCCCGTGCGCTGTCCGTCAAGGATGTGACCCGGGTGCTCACCGGGACCGGCGGCGCCCGGCGGTTCGGTGCGGACGGACTGGTCCTGGGGCTGGTGGAGAACGATCAGTTCGAGGTCATCGCCACCGCCGGGCTGGAGGGCGAGGTGCCCGACGACATGATGACCTCCCGGCTGGACGACACCCTGCCGCTGGCCGACGCGGCGCGTTCGCGGCGGCCCATCTTCCTCGGCAGCCGGGGCGAGCTGATCGCCCGCTATCCGCGGCTGCGCCCGTACACCGATGTGCTCCCGGCGGGCAGCGCGGCCTTTCTGCCGCTGGTCGCGCAGGACACCGTCATCGGTGCGCTGGGGCTGTTCAACGCCGAGCCTGCGGTGCAGTCGCCGGAGGCCAGGAACCTGGCGCTGGCGCTGGCCGGTGTCGTCGCGCAGTCGGTGCAGCGGGCGACCCTCTTCGATCAGGAGCGGGAGTTCGCGACGGGGCTGCAGGCGACGATGCTGCCGCGCCGGCTTCCGCCCCTCACGGGCGGCGCGGTCACCGTGCGCTACCACCCGGCGAGCGTCGGGCGGGACATCGGCGGCGACTGGTACGACGTGATCGCGCTGCCCCAGGGGCGGACGGGGCTGGTGGTGGGCGATGTGCAGGGCCACGACACCCATGCGGCCGCCGTGATGGGCCAGCTGCGCATCGCCCTGCGCGCCTACGCCAGCGAGGGGCACTCCCCGGAGACCGTGCTGGTGCGGGCCTCCCGTTTTCTGGCCGAGCTGGACACCGAGCGCTTCGCGACGTGCACGTACATCCAGGCCGACCTGGAATCCGGGGCGCTGCACCTCGCACGGGCCGGCCATCTCGGCCCGCTGATCAGCAACAGCTCCCGGCACATCGACTGGCCCGAGGTCCGCGGCGGGCTGCCGCTGGGCCTGGCCACGCACTTCGGGCACGACCACTTCCCCGAGACCCAGCTGTTCCTGGAGCCGGGGTCGACGCTGCTGCTGTGCACCGACGGCCTGGTGGAACAGCCCGGCCGGGACATCTCCGCGGGCATCGACGCGCTGTCCGCGGCGGTCCGCGCCGGGCCCACGGACCTGGAGGCGCTCGCCGACCGCCTCTCGGACCATCTGTGGGCCGATCCCGGTTCCGAGGACGATATGGCCCTTCTTCTGCTGCACCGGCTGCCCGGTCCCGGGGGCGCCACCACACCGCGGCTGCGGCTGCATGTCCATCAGGCCGATCCGTCGGGCACCGCGGAGGTCCGCTCCGCGGTGCGCCGCACCCTGGACCAGTGGCGGGCGGGCGCCGTCATGCACAACATCGAGGTCGCCGCCTCCGAGCTGATCGCCAACGCGCTGACGCACACCGAGAGCGGCGCCCTGGTCTCCATGGAGCTGCTGCCCGGCACCCCGCGCCGGATCCGGCTGGAGGTCGAGGACCGCTCCAGCCGGTGGCCGCGGCGGCGCAGCCCCGGCGAGACCGCCACGTCGGGCCGGGGGCTGATGCTGGTCGAGGCCCTCGCCGACGAGTGGGGCGCCGAGCCACGCGGCGCGGGCAAGGCGCTGTGGTGTGAGTTCGCGGTACCGGACACGACGGATCTCGCGCACTGA